From a region of the Mycoplasma miroungigenitalium genome:
- the rplM gene encoding 50S ribosomal protein L13, whose protein sequence is MRQTTIVNKENANKKWYVVDAEGQVLGRLAATVATVLRGKNKPTFTPNADMGDNVIIINAEKVVLTANKEEDKVYYHHTGYPGGLKSITAAKLRIKKPTAIVQKAIYGMLPHTKLGDKQRKNLFVYAGPEHAHQAQQPESLEVK, encoded by the coding sequence ATGAGACAAACAACTATTGTAAACAAAGAAAACGCAAATAAAAAATGATACGTTGTTGACGCCGAAGGACAAGTTCTAGGTCGTTTAGCAGCTACTGTCGCAACAGTTTTAAGAGGAAAGAATAAACCAACCTTTACGCCAAATGCTGACATGGGTGACAACGTTATTATTATTAATGCTGAAAAAGTTGTATTAACAGCTAACAAAGAAGAAGACAAAGTTTACTACCACCACACAGGATACCCTGGCGGTCTAAAAAGCATCACTGCTGCTAAGTTAAGAATTAAAAAACCTACAGCAATCGTACAAAAAGCTATCTACGGTATGTTACCTCATACAAAATTAGGTGATAAACAACGTAAAAACTTATTTGTATATGCAGGTCCAGAACATGCACACCAAGCACAACAACCAGAAAGTTTAGAGGTAAAATAA
- a CDS encoding purine nucleoside phosphorylase DeoD-type, which translates to MPTPHISAQKGEIAKYVLMPGDPLRAEYMAKKFLKNPKLVSSVRNVLFYTGEYNGMQVTIGASGMGAASIGIYAYELYTVYGVEQIIRVGSTGSYIEELNVKQPVLVNRAYADGFGFVELMVGERTHEMFPTKSTMDSLIEAANDMGVELKQVSCHTTDVFYGLRSIEETKKVTQCQVVDNECFALFATALRCNKKAGALLSVSENIVTGASLSSDERLLEFSTMFEIALNSLSK; encoded by the coding sequence ATGCCAACACCACACATTAGCGCCCAAAAAGGCGAAATAGCAAAATATGTATTAATGCCTGGAGATCCATTACGTGCAGAATACATGGCTAAAAAATTTCTTAAAAATCCAAAATTAGTTTCTTCAGTAAGAAATGTATTATTTTACACCGGAGAATATAACGGAATGCAAGTAACTATCGGTGCCTCGGGAATGGGCGCTGCATCAATCGGTATTTATGCGTACGAACTTTATACTGTTTATGGCGTTGAACAAATTATTAGAGTAGGTTCAACTGGTTCTTATATTGAAGAATTAAATGTGAAACAACCAGTTCTAGTTAATAGAGCTTATGCAGATGGTTTCGGATTCGTTGAACTTATGGTTGGCGAACGCACACACGAAATGTTTCCAACAAAATCTACAATGGATTCACTAATTGAAGCAGCAAACGATATGGGGGTTGAATTAAAACAAGTTTCTTGTCATACTACAGACGTGTTTTACGGTCTAAGAAGCATTGAAGAAACAAAAAAAGTTACTCAATGTCAAGTTGTGGATAATGAATGCTTTGCATTATTTGCTACTGCTTTAAGATGTAATAAAAAAGCTGGTGCTTTGCTTTCGGTTTCTGAAAACATCGTGACCGGAGCTAGCCTTTCTAGTGATGAAAGACTATTAGAATTTTCAACTATGTTTGAAATCGCCTTAAATTCACTAAGCAAATAA
- the rpsI gene encoding 30S ribosomal protein S9 has protein sequence MATKSVIEYRGLGRRKSSTARVILRPGKGTFTINGRDARAYLASDLFLQDASQPLALTETVGNFDITVNVRGGGLSGQAGAIRLGIARALLLASDSYRAKLKPAGMLTRDARVKERKKPGLRKARRSRQFSKR, from the coding sequence ATGGCTACAAAATCAGTTATCGAATATCGTGGTTTAGGACGTCGTAAAAGTTCTACAGCGCGTGTTATTTTAAGACCGGGTAAAGGTACATTTACTATTAATGGTCGTGATGCAAGAGCTTATTTAGCATCAGATTTATTTTTACAAGATGCTTCACAACCTTTAGCATTAACCGAAACAGTTGGAAACTTCGACATTACAGTTAATGTTCGTGGTGGTGGACTAAGTGGTCAAGCCGGTGCTATCCGTTTAGGTATTGCTCGTGCATTATTATTAGCAAGTGATTCATACAGAGCTAAATTAAAACCAGCAGGTATGTTAACTCGTGATGCTCGTGTTAAAGAACGTAAAAAACCAGGTTTACGTAAAGCGCGTCGTTCACGTCAATTCTCAAAACGTTAA
- a CDS encoding UTP--glucose-1-phosphate uridylyltransferase, producing the protein MNKKVKKLIIPAAGWGTRFLPMTKIVHKELVPILNRPSLDLLVDEALGAGIDEIILVISKRKQDILNLFSVNEALEKELESKNKNKLLDLVRKTNRSRHIKFVFQEKQNGLGDALASAKELIGNEPFAVILGDDLIKSSTPAIKQLIEFYEKTGANILGVQTVESENVHKYGIVKPLNNEERNLKSFEISDAVEKPALEVAPSHKAILGRYVFNPELLDILSKIEYDGKNEIQVVDAFDELKNKYNQKIYAFEFEGTRYDLGSTEGFVKATIDYSLENAEIKDKIMEYIKQKVK; encoded by the coding sequence ATGAATAAAAAAGTTAAAAAATTAATTATCCCAGCAGCTGGATGAGGAACAAGATTTTTGCCAATGACAAAAATAGTTCACAAAGAATTAGTACCTATTCTAAATAGACCATCTTTAGATTTATTAGTTGACGAAGCTTTGGGGGCTGGCATTGATGAAATTATTTTAGTAATTAGCAAACGCAAACAAGATATATTGAATTTATTTTCAGTTAATGAAGCTCTTGAAAAAGAGTTGGAATCAAAAAACAAAAATAAACTATTAGATTTGGTTCGCAAAACTAATCGTTCTAGACACATCAAATTCGTTTTCCAAGAAAAACAAAACGGATTAGGAGATGCTTTAGCTTCAGCAAAAGAATTAATCGGTAATGAACCTTTTGCTGTCATTTTAGGAGATGATTTAATCAAATCAAGCACTCCTGCCATTAAACAGCTAATTGAATTTTATGAAAAAACAGGAGCTAATATCCTGGGTGTTCAAACAGTAGAATCAGAAAATGTTCACAAATATGGCATTGTTAAACCTCTTAATAATGAAGAAAGAAATTTGAAGTCATTTGAAATCAGTGACGCAGTAGAAAAACCCGCTTTGGAAGTTGCTCCGTCACACAAAGCAATTCTTGGAAGATATGTATTTAATCCTGAATTATTAGATATTTTGTCTAAAATTGAATATGATGGCAAAAATGAAATACAAGTGGTTGATGCATTTGACGAGTTAAAAAACAAATATAATCAAAAAATCTATGCTTTTGAATTCGAAGGTACTAGATACGATCTTGGTTCTACAGAAGGATTTGTTAAGGCAACTATTGATTATTCATTGGAAAATGCTGAAATTAAAGATAAAATTATGGAATATATCAAACAAAAAGTTAAATAA
- a CDS encoding aminotransferase class V-fold PLP-dependent enzyme, giving the protein MKKLRNHFKMLRKITYFDNAALCLKPDMAIKASTDFYKKYSVSVRTNNAPLGIQNIAIINSLRKKICDLLETNIDETKIIFTSGTTASLNMFALMIQSKLKAGDEILLSSFNHSSNFVPWIEISKKTGAKIIVKNDLLNNINDKTKVIAFAQMNNNFNVSTDMKLIKQKAESVGAIIVNDAAQAIVYEPVRAKFSDVIAFSCNKFYGPTGLGVLAIKNDLLKKLEPVFFGGGSVLNIDKSCTWIKNDSIDLFESGTANFAGIYMFDKALDFFNTYLGYEKTQKILNDLSNYAYKKLSKIPNIQIYTQPNDHIILFNIKGVDSHDIAHYLGTQNIYVRSGLFCAYYVRNITQENSYVRVSLGVYNNKKEIRKLVDSLEKGGDFIVI; this is encoded by the coding sequence ATGAAAAAACTAAGAAATCATTTTAAAATGTTAAGAAAAATTACTTATTTTGATAATGCTGCACTATGTTTAAAGCCTGATATGGCTATTAAGGCAAGTACAGACTTTTATAAAAAATATTCTGTTAGTGTGAGAACTAACAATGCACCGTTAGGAATCCAAAATATTGCTATTATCAATAGTTTACGTAAAAAAATTTGTGATTTATTAGAGACAAATATCGATGAAACAAAAATTATTTTTACCTCAGGTACCACAGCATCATTAAATATGTTTGCATTAATGATACAATCTAAACTTAAAGCAGGTGACGAAATTTTATTAAGTTCATTTAATCATTCATCAAATTTTGTTCCATGAATAGAAATTTCAAAAAAGACTGGTGCAAAAATAATAGTTAAAAATGACTTACTTAATAATATTAATGATAAAACTAAAGTTATCGCATTTGCTCAGATGAATAACAATTTCAATGTTTCTACTGATATGAAATTAATTAAACAAAAAGCCGAATCAGTCGGGGCAATCATTGTTAATGATGCTGCTCAGGCAATTGTCTACGAACCTGTTAGAGCAAAATTTTCTGATGTTATAGCTTTTAGTTGTAATAAATTTTATGGGCCTACAGGCCTAGGGGTCTTAGCAATAAAAAATGATTTATTAAAAAAACTTGAACCTGTATTTTTTGGAGGTGGATCAGTTCTTAACATAGATAAATCATGCACTTGAATTAAAAATGACTCAATTGATTTATTTGAATCAGGTACGGCTAATTTTGCTGGTATTTATATGTTTGATAAAGCGCTCGATTTCTTTAATACTTATTTAGGATATGAAAAAACACAAAAAATTTTGAATGATTTATCTAATTATGCCTATAAAAAACTATCAAAAATTCCGAATATTCAAATTTATACACAGCCAAATGATCACATTATTTTATTCAATATTAAAGGTGTAGATTCTCATGATATTGCGCACTATTTAGGTACTCAAAATATATATGTAAGATCTGGACTTTTCTGCGCATATTATGTTAGAAATATAACACAGGAAAATTCATATGTCAGAGTCTCATTAGGAGTTTATAATAATAAAAAAGAAATCAGAAAACTTGTTGATTCTTTAGAAAAAGGAGGGGATTTCATTGTCATTTAA
- a CDS encoding NUDIX domain-containing protein — translation MKNNTKLFQNDWISVFKSDKGFTYCQRRSINSIAALLFKKVDSGYEFMIHYQPLPEVEEKKRWDQPYPSAITGSIEHNQTPSQCCINEVLEEAGYKIELSNIIAHNVCVATTQMNEKVFNFVIDVTDLTAHDILTDGSIFESVAYNEWFAQEEFESILKSELHLSSLSALYTLFLLNK, via the coding sequence ATGAAAAACAACACAAAACTATTTCAAAATGACTGAATAAGTGTATTTAAATCTGATAAAGGTTTTACTTATTGTCAACGTCGTAGTATTAACTCAATTGCTGCACTATTGTTTAAAAAAGTTGATTCTGGATATGAATTTATGATTCATTATCAACCTCTTCCAGAAGTTGAAGAAAAGAAAAGATGAGATCAACCATATCCATCTGCTATAACTGGTAGTATTGAACACAATCAAACTCCAAGTCAATGTTGTATTAATGAAGTGTTGGAGGAAGCTGGTTACAAAATAGAATTATCTAACATTATTGCTCATAATGTTTGTGTTGCAACTACACAAATGAACGAAAAAGTATTTAACTTTGTCATTGATGTAACGGACTTAACGGCTCATGACATACTAACTGATGGTTCAATATTCGAATCAGTGGCTTACAATGAATGATTCGCGCAGGAAGAATTTGAGTCAATTTTAAAATCGGAATTACATCTATCTTCATTAAGCGCTCTTTATACTCTTTTCCTACTTAATAAGTAA